In one Thermaerobacter sp. PB12/4term genomic region, the following are encoded:
- a CDS encoding GNAT family N-acetyltransferase, giving the protein MTVQIRGQRVVLTPLTPADLAWLVRWERDPAVARFAGQRFDSLAGACTWWQAAQADPRHVVLAVRLPSGQVIGDVELVEINWVRREAELRIRIGDPRYRGRGLGRDAVRAAARYAAGIGLKQLFLRVDVRNVAALRCYRAAGFRSLGRFTAGRRKADGLADMYLMVRALDARPGGSAGIGPAAADPRAAAAD; this is encoded by the coding sequence GATCTCGCCTGGCTGGTGCGCTGGGAACGGGATCCGGCGGTCGCCCGCTTCGCCGGGCAGCGCTTCGACAGCCTGGCCGGGGCCTGCACCTGGTGGCAGGCGGCGCAGGCCGACCCGCGGCACGTGGTGCTGGCGGTGCGCCTGCCGTCGGGGCAGGTCATCGGCGATGTGGAGCTGGTGGAAATCAACTGGGTGCGGCGGGAAGCCGAGCTGCGCATCCGCATCGGCGACCCCCGCTACCGGGGCAGGGGCCTGGGCCGCGACGCCGTCCGGGCGGCCGCCCGGTATGCCGCCGGGATCGGTCTCAAGCAGCTGTTCCTGCGGGTCGACGTGCGCAACGTGGCCGCCCTGCGCTGTTACCGGGCGGCGGGGTTTCGCTCCCTGGGACGGTTCACGGCCGGACGCCGCAAGGCGGACGGGCTGGCCGACATGTACCTGATGGTCCGGGCCCTGGACGCCAGGCCGGGCGGGAGCGCGGGGATCGGCCCTGCCGCGGCGGACCCGCGGGCCGCAGCCGCCGACTAG